In one window of Vibrio sp. JC009 DNA:
- a CDS encoding cytochrome c: MKALALGALIGVTVFSGSALAGDPAAGKSKSMICGACHGSNGVSSIDGYPSLKGQNEKYLVNALKAYKSKQRSGGQSALMQPQAAILSDQDIENLAAYYSSLK; this comes from the coding sequence ATGAAAGCATTAGCACTGGGAGCTCTTATCGGAGTGACTGTTTTCAGCGGATCAGCCCTTGCCGGTGATCCTGCTGCCGGGAAATCTAAGTCTATGATTTGCGGGGCTTGCCACGGTTCAAACGGTGTATCATCCATTGACGGCTACCCGAGCCTGAAAGGTCAGAATGAGAAATACCTGGTCAATGCGCTGAAAGCTTACAAATCAAAACAGAGAAGTGGCGGACAATCAGCATTAATGCAGCCGCAAGCCGCTATTCTTAGTGATCAGGATATTGAGAACCTGGCTGCTTACTACTCCAGCCTGAAATGA
- the gloB gene encoding hydroxyacylglutathione hydrolase: MLTIKSIPAFNDNYIWLIQNNSNGCAVVDPGDATPVINYLQENGLELEAILITHHHNDHTGGISALSRHYPNVIVAGPKESITPGVTLELSEGDQISLFDTTFQIMELPGHTNDHIGYFGDEKLFCGDVLFSAGCGRIFEGSAEQMYHSLMKLANLPDETQVYCAHEYTASNIIFALAVEPDNQDLLAYRDKTQQLRSQGQSTLPSTLEQEKRINPFLRLNEESVICSVSNRTTGTTPCEIFTALRQWKNEF; encoded by the coding sequence ATGTTGACTATCAAAAGCATACCTGCATTTAACGACAATTACATCTGGCTGATTCAAAATAACAGCAATGGGTGTGCGGTTGTTGATCCGGGTGATGCGACTCCTGTCATCAATTATCTGCAAGAGAACGGACTTGAGCTGGAAGCAATTCTGATCACCCATCACCATAATGACCATACCGGCGGCATTTCCGCCCTGTCCAGGCACTACCCGAATGTCATCGTTGCCGGACCAAAAGAGTCCATAACGCCGGGTGTAACACTTGAACTATCCGAAGGCGATCAAATCTCACTGTTTGATACCACTTTCCAGATTATGGAACTGCCCGGCCACACCAATGACCATATTGGTTACTTTGGCGATGAAAAGCTGTTTTGCGGCGATGTGCTCTTTTCCGCAGGCTGTGGACGCATCTTTGAAGGCAGCGCCGAACAGATGTATCACTCACTGATGAAACTGGCTAACCTGCCGGACGAAACCCAGGTGTATTGCGCCCACGAATACACAGCTTCAAATATCATTTTTGCCCTGGCTGTGGAGCCGGACAATCAGGATTTGCTGGCCTACAGAGATAAGACCCAGCAGCTTCGTTCACAGGGCCAGTCAACACTGCCAAGTACCCTGGAGCAGGAAAAACGGATCAATCCATTTCTCCGCCTTAATGAGGAAAGTGTCATCTGTTCGGTGTCAAATCGGACAACAGGTACCACCCCTTGTGAGATCTTCACAGCATTACGGCAGTGGAAAAACGAATTTTAA
- the rnhA gene encoding ribonuclease HI encodes MTKLVEVFTDGSCLGNPGPGGYGIVLRYKQTEKQIAKGFRLTTNNRMEMMAAVIALRTLKEPCHVVLTTDSQYVRQGITQWIHNWKKRDWKTADKKPVKNADLWKELDAETTRHQIEWKWVKGHAGHRENEICDEIARAAAESPTEEDTGYQG; translated from the coding sequence ATGACAAAACTAGTTGAAGTTTTCACTGACGGCTCTTGCCTGGGAAATCCCGGCCCCGGCGGATATGGCATAGTACTCAGATATAAGCAGACTGAAAAGCAGATTGCGAAGGGATTCAGACTGACTACCAATAACAGAATGGAGATGATGGCGGCTGTTATCGCCCTCAGGACGCTAAAAGAGCCCTGCCATGTGGTTCTGACCACGGATAGCCAGTATGTTCGTCAGGGAATCACCCAGTGGATTCATAACTGGAAAAAGCGTGACTGGAAAACCGCGGATAAAAAGCCGGTTAAAAATGCGGATCTGTGGAAAGAGCTGGATGCAGAAACCACACGCCATCAGATTGAGTGGAAATGGGTTAAAGGTCACGCCGGACACCGTGAAAACGAAATCTGTGATGAAATAGCCAGAGCTGCGGCTGAATCCCCTACTGAAGAGGATACGGGTTATCAAGGCTAA
- a CDS encoding endonuclease/exonuclease/phosphatase family protein — protein MKKKLTVATLLLFSSPYLVYQLVFDIPGQPTLVSATEQNWQESTHCYQNPDAQILDKDGKINLLVWNIYKQNRASWQKSLSRFSADAQLMLLQEASLTDSFKSWMVSENLDSQMVKAFDAFDTSAGVISLSHSFPAKACAYTSIEPWLRLPKSALYTRYPLSNGQQLAAINVHAINFTLGTEDYEKQLKQLQRVVDNHRGPLLLAGDFNSWSESRMKELSRVADSLGLAAVPFDPDNRKQFVTGLPLDHIYYKNLKLINAKAPESDASDHNPLLAGFELLE, from the coding sequence ATGAAAAAGAAACTCACTGTAGCAACTCTGCTGTTATTTTCTTCTCCTTATCTAGTCTATCAACTAGTTTTTGATATCCCCGGGCAACCCACACTTGTCTCTGCTACAGAGCAAAACTGGCAGGAGTCCACTCACTGCTACCAAAACCCTGACGCTCAAATACTCGATAAAGACGGCAAAATTAACCTGCTGGTCTGGAATATCTACAAACAAAACCGTGCCAGCTGGCAGAAGAGCCTGAGCCGCTTTTCCGCTGATGCACAGCTGATGCTGTTGCAGGAGGCCAGCCTGACGGACAGCTTTAAGAGCTGGATGGTTTCGGAGAATCTCGACAGCCAGATGGTAAAAGCCTTTGATGCCTTTGATACCAGTGCCGGGGTGATCAGCCTGTCTCACTCTTTTCCGGCTAAAGCTTGTGCTTATACCAGCATTGAGCCCTGGCTGAGACTGCCTAAGTCTGCACTTTATACACGCTATCCGCTAAGCAATGGGCAGCAATTGGCGGCTATTAATGTTCACGCCATCAATTTCACCCTTGGCACCGAAGACTACGAGAAGCAGCTTAAGCAGTTGCAGAGAGTGGTTGATAATCATAGGGGACCGCTTCTTCTGGCAGGTGATTTTAATAGCTGGAGTGAAAGCCGGATGAAAGAGCTTAGCCGTGTTGCGGATAGCTTAGGACTTGCCGCTGTCCCATTTGACCCGGACAACCGAAAGCAATTTGTCACAGGCCTTCCTCTGGATCATATTTACTACAAAAACCTGAAGCTTATAAACGCAAAAGCGCCCGAATCGGACGCTTCTGATCATAACCCGTTGCTGGCTGGTTTTGAGCTTTTAGAATAG
- a CDS encoding LysM peptidoglycan-binding domain-containing protein, which yields MRTVFSWVLLLFLVGCQTTQQNDSAAQDTNASTDEATLAESQPESSDATDQPSETAQSNQVTTKPEDVTQEEPKQTPWNQEDVWQRIAMQLKMPIPDQKKVEYYRNWYITHPKHLEAVSRRATPFLYLIVEEIEKRQLPLELALLPIVESSFDPFAYSHGSAAGLWQFVPGTGKMYGLKQGYWYDGRRDVVAATDAALKYLESLNQRFDGNWNHAIAAYNSGGGRVSRAIKKNKKAGKAIDFFSLDLPKETSGYVPKLLALADIVANQEKYDIKIPAIANKPVLKMVDPGEQLDIALAAQYAGMKVGDLQKLNPAYNQWATPPEGPHRFLLPIENVGNFTELAEKNRGKGIKVVRYKVKSGDVISLIARKHNTTTETIKTVNNLSGNMIRVGQYLMIPTSSQKGAAYTLSAQNRLKKTQSVARGKYKVTHTVAKGDSFWTIARKHKVSHTSLAKWNGMGPRDTLRIGQKLVIWKNSSDGAIIRTVHYKVRSGDTISAIASRFRVKSADILKWNNLNKNKYIKPGQKIKLYVDVTKVSV from the coding sequence ATGAGAACGGTGTTTAGTTGGGTTCTGTTGTTATTTCTGGTTGGTTGCCAGACGACTCAACAAAATGACTCTGCCGCGCAGGATACCAATGCGTCAACAGATGAGGCTACTCTGGCTGAAAGCCAGCCAGAATCATCTGATGCAACGGATCAGCCATCCGAAACTGCGCAGTCTAATCAGGTTACAACCAAACCGGAAGATGTGACTCAGGAAGAGCCAAAGCAAACACCATGGAATCAGGAAGACGTTTGGCAACGCATTGCAATGCAGCTGAAGATGCCTATTCCGGATCAGAAAAAAGTTGAATATTACCGTAACTGGTATATTACTCACCCTAAGCATCTGGAAGCGGTATCCCGGAGGGCGACGCCTTTTCTTTATCTAATTGTTGAAGAGATAGAAAAGCGCCAGCTTCCTCTGGAGCTTGCGCTTCTTCCGATAGTAGAAAGCTCCTTTGATCCCTTTGCCTACTCCCACGGCAGCGCAGCCGGTCTTTGGCAGTTTGTACCGGGCACAGGAAAGATGTATGGCCTGAAGCAGGGCTACTGGTACGACGGAAGACGCGATGTTGTTGCAGCGACAGATGCCGCCCTTAAATACCTTGAAAGCCTGAATCAGCGCTTTGACGGCAACTGGAATCATGCAATTGCAGCCTACAACAGTGGCGGCGGCCGCGTTTCAAGAGCGATCAAGAAAAACAAGAAGGCCGGTAAAGCGATTGATTTCTTCTCGCTTGATCTGCCAAAAGAGACCAGCGGCTATGTGCCAAAACTGCTGGCTCTGGCTGACATTGTCGCAAACCAGGAAAAGTACGACATAAAAATCCCGGCAATTGCAAACAAACCGGTTCTGAAAATGGTTGATCCGGGAGAGCAGCTGGATATCGCTCTGGCAGCGCAGTATGCTGGGATGAAAGTCGGCGATCTGCAAAAACTAAATCCGGCCTACAACCAGTGGGCAACACCACCTGAAGGTCCGCACCGCTTCCTGCTGCCAATTGAGAACGTGGGTAACTTTACTGAACTGGCAGAGAAAAACCGTGGTAAAGGCATTAAAGTGGTTCGCTACAAGGTGAAATCCGGTGATGTTATCAGTCTGATTGCCCGCAAGCACAACACCACAACCGAGACGATAAAAACCGTAAACAACCTGAGCGGCAATATGATCCGTGTCGGTCAGTATCTGATGATACCTACCTCCAGCCAGAAGGGAGCCGCCTACACCTTAAGCGCTCAAAACCGCCTGAAGAAAACTCAGTCCGTGGCGCGTGGCAAATACAAGGTAACTCACACGGTTGCTAAGGGTGACAGTTTCTGGACTATCGCCCGTAAACACAAGGTATCTCACACCTCGCTGGCTAAATGGAACGGCATGGGTCCAAGGGACACCCTGCGCATCGGCCAGAAACTGGTTATCTGGAAGAACAGCAGCGATGGTGCCATTATCCGTACTGTTCACTATAAAGTTCGCTCCGGTGACACCATCAGCGCCATTGCCAGCAGATTCAGAGTTAAGTCCGCTGATATCCTGAAATGGAACAATCTGAATAAGAATAAGTACATCAAGCCTGGTCAGAAAATTAAGCTTTACGTTGATGTCACTAAGGTGAGCGTATGA
- the lpcA gene encoding D-sedoheptulose 7-phosphate isomerase, translating to MYQDLIRSELTEAAEVLNKFLSDDANIQQIEAAAKMIADSFKQGGKVLSCGNGGSHCDAMHFAEELTGRYRENRPGYPGIAISDPSHLSCVSNDFGYDYVFSRYVEAVGASGDVLLGISTSGNSGNILIAIEAAKEKGMKTIALTGKDGGKMAGTADIEIRVPHFGYADRIQEVHIKIIHILIQLIEKEMAA from the coding sequence ATGTATCAAGATCTAATTCGTTCAGAACTGACAGAAGCTGCAGAAGTCCTTAATAAATTTTTAAGCGATGATGCAAACATTCAGCAGATTGAAGCTGCTGCAAAAATGATTGCAGACTCATTCAAACAGGGAGGCAAGGTGCTTTCCTGTGGTAACGGTGGCTCCCACTGTGATGCGATGCATTTTGCTGAAGAGCTGACCGGACGTTATCGTGAAAACCGTCCTGGTTATCCGGGTATTGCGATTTCTGATCCAAGCCATCTGTCATGTGTAAGTAATGACTTTGGTTATGATTATGTCTTTTCCCGCTATGTAGAAGCTGTGGGCGCGTCCGGTGATGTGTTGTTGGGTATCTCTACTTCGGGTAATTCCGGCAATATTCTTATCGCTATCGAAGCGGCAAAAGAGAAGGGAATGAAAACCATCGCTCTGACCGGTAAAGATGGCGGTAAGATGGCAGGAACGGCAGATATCGAAATTCGTGTCCCACACTTTGGCTATGCTGACCGTATTCAGGAAGTTCATATCAAGATTATCCATATCCTGATCCAGCTAATTGAAAAAGAGATGGCGGCGTAA
- the tilS gene encoding tRNA lysidine(34) synthetase TilS: MLPGFSSILDKYHPKGGTLVLALSGGIDSVVLLHLLSEYKSRHPENRYTAVHIHHGLSENADEWAEFCHQCCHECGINLVVERVKLEIDAQTSIEQEARDKRYEVLSRFVEADDTLITGQHLSDQTETFLLALKRGSGPKGLSSMPERMTFSEGQIIRPLLTVSQQAICDYAESNALSWVEDESNQNTKFDRNFLRQEVVPALKSRWPHFEESVSRSARICAEQEMLLNELLSDRLVEMVSDLGGLSVEKLARQSALARNQLIRLWLSGRGCLMPSQKQLSMIWDEVANAREDANPKLVLTSGEIRRFRGELFVTGKYQDISNWSAPVKAGEKVLLPDGLGSLQLKPGCLHGSLRAFSCEEALRVSFNPEGLTAHPLERNHSRNMKKLFQEYGVPSWLRRRTPILMLDNRVVAVPGLFVDQAFSGRDCDLVWDKTL, from the coding sequence TTGCTACCAGGCTTTTCTTCCATTCTTGATAAGTATCACCCGAAGGGCGGGACCCTTGTTCTTGCGCTCAGCGGTGGTATTGACTCTGTGGTTCTGCTGCATCTTTTATCTGAATATAAGTCCCGCCATCCGGAAAACAGATATACAGCGGTACATATTCACCATGGTTTGAGTGAAAATGCAGACGAGTGGGCAGAGTTTTGTCACCAGTGCTGCCATGAGTGCGGGATAAATCTGGTTGTGGAGCGGGTTAAACTGGAAATTGATGCCCAGACCAGTATTGAGCAGGAAGCGCGTGATAAGCGCTATGAAGTGCTTTCCCGTTTTGTTGAAGCGGATGACACCCTGATAACAGGCCAGCATCTGAGTGACCAGACGGAGACCTTCCTGCTGGCTCTTAAGCGGGGAAGCGGGCCTAAAGGCTTATCTTCTATGCCGGAAAGGATGACTTTTTCTGAAGGTCAGATTATCAGGCCGCTGTTGACGGTAAGCCAGCAGGCCATTTGTGACTATGCTGAGTCTAACGCTCTAAGCTGGGTGGAGGACGAAAGCAATCAGAATACCAAATTTGATCGCAACTTCCTCAGGCAGGAAGTGGTTCCGGCTCTGAAATCCCGCTGGCCTCACTTTGAAGAGTCGGTCAGCAGAAGTGCCAGAATCTGTGCTGAACAGGAAATGCTGCTCAATGAGCTTTTATCTGACAGGCTTGTGGAGATGGTATCTGACTTAGGGGGACTCTCTGTAGAGAAGCTGGCGAGACAGAGTGCATTAGCCCGCAATCAGTTAATCAGGCTCTGGTTATCCGGGCGTGGCTGCCTTATGCCGTCACAAAAACAGCTTTCCATGATTTGGGATGAAGTGGCAAATGCCAGAGAAGATGCCAATCCAAAGCTGGTACTGACATCCGGTGAAATCAGGCGCTTTCGCGGCGAGCTGTTTGTTACCGGGAAGTATCAGGATATCAGTAACTGGAGTGCTCCGGTTAAAGCGGGAGAAAAGGTTCTGCTGCCTGACGGGCTGGGCTCATTGCAGTTAAAACCAGGGTGCTTGCACGGTTCACTCAGAGCTTTTAGTTGCGAAGAAGCATTGCGGGTCAGCTTTAATCCGGAAGGCCTGACCGCTCATCCTCTGGAGCGCAATCACAGCCGAAACATGAAGAAGCTGTTCCAGGAATATGGCGTGCCCAGCTGGCTGAGGAGGCGTACACCGATTCTGATGCTGGATAACAGAGTTGTGGCAGTGCCGGGGTTATTTGTTGATCAGGCTTTCAGTGGGCGTGATTGTGATTTAGTATGGGATAAAACACTATAA
- a CDS encoding class I SAM-dependent methyltransferase, whose amino-acid sequence MKPARTSRKIKQPHSWQQMKNGAWISESIQTRIDEWCPKLFGYHMLKLGGLSCELASSMCNIQHQVHLDTMNPLRNVVADPYDLPFLEKSIDVVLLAHQLEYCNDPHRLLREVDRVMVDDGYLVLTGFNPLSFTGLASMMPWRKNNLPWSGRMFTPTRTRDWLGLLNYEVIHCDKYAVFPMKHPFWTWLENSLGDWSGNFGTLYFIVARKRTYPLKPIKPHWRLKRRLSPVGLNYRVNSDQS is encoded by the coding sequence ATGAAGCCAGCGCGTACATCACGTAAAATTAAACAGCCTCATTCATGGCAGCAGATGAAAAACGGTGCATGGATTTCTGAATCAATCCAGACCCGTATTGACGAGTGGTGCCCGAAGTTGTTTGGCTATCATATGCTTAAACTTGGTGGTTTAAGTTGTGAGCTTGCCAGTAGTATGTGCAATATTCAACACCAAGTTCACCTTGATACTATGAATCCGCTCCGGAACGTGGTCGCCGATCCCTACGATTTGCCTTTTTTAGAAAAAAGCATTGATGTGGTATTGCTGGCCCATCAGCTTGAATACTGCAATGATCCCCACCGTCTGTTACGTGAAGTTGACCGGGTAATGGTGGACGACGGTTATCTGGTGCTTACCGGTTTTAACCCGCTCAGCTTTACCGGATTAGCCAGTATGATGCCCTGGAGGAAAAACAACCTTCCCTGGAGTGGCCGGATGTTTACCCCGACCCGCACAAGAGACTGGCTGGGATTGCTTAACTATGAAGTGATTCACTGTGATAAGTATGCGGTCTTCCCCATGAAACACCCGTTCTGGACCTGGCTGGAGAACAGCCTGGGAGACTGGTCCGGAAACTTCGGAACTCTCTATTTTATCGTGGCAAGAAAGCGAACCTATCCGTTAAAACCGATAAAGCCACACTGGAGACTAAAGCGGAGATTGTCACCTGTTGGGCTGAATTACAGGGTTAACAGTGACCAGTCCTAG
- a CDS encoding class II glutamine amidotransferase, with translation MCELLGMSANVPTDICFSFSGLMQRGGNTGPHRDGWGITFYEGKGFRTFKDPEPSYSSKIAELVQNYPIKSCAVVSHIRQANRGGVSLENTHPFTRELWGRYWTFAHNGQLTDYSHLQTGRFSPVGATDSELSFCWLLNKLQTRYPEPPEDMTEMFRYVAECCDSLKELGVFNMLLSDGEYVMTYCTNHLYWITRRAPFGKAVLIDEDITVNFQEETTPNDVVTVIATQPLTENETWQRMKPGEFNLFRFGELLSGNAEQLKDVAFAAPKPGNQAPS, from the coding sequence ATGTGTGAACTTCTTGGCATGAGTGCCAATGTACCTACGGATATCTGTTTTAGCTTTTCCGGTCTGATGCAGCGTGGGGGCAATACCGGCCCCCATCGTGATGGCTGGGGGATCACTTTTTACGAAGGTAAAGGCTTTCGTACCTTTAAAGATCCCGAGCCAAGTTATAGTTCAAAAATTGCCGAACTGGTTCAGAATTATCCCATAAAAAGTTGTGCGGTCGTCAGCCATATCAGGCAGGCAAACCGGGGTGGGGTCAGTCTTGAAAATACCCATCCTTTCACCCGTGAACTCTGGGGACGCTACTGGACCTTTGCCCATAACGGGCAACTGACAGATTACAGCCATCTGCAAACCGGCCGTTTCAGTCCGGTTGGAGCCACAGACAGCGAACTTTCCTTCTGCTGGCTTCTGAATAAACTGCAAACCAGATACCCAGAGCCACCGGAAGATATGACAGAAATGTTCCGCTATGTGGCGGAGTGTTGCGACTCTCTGAAAGAGCTTGGTGTGTTTAATATGCTTCTCAGCGACGGTGAGTATGTGATGACCTACTGCACCAATCATCTGTACTGGATTACCCGCAGAGCACCGTTTGGCAAGGCGGTGCTTATTGATGAAGATATAACGGTGAACTTTCAGGAAGAGACGACTCCTAATGATGTGGTTACTGTTATTGCCACTCAGCCATTAACGGAAAATGAAACCTGGCAGAGAATGAAGCCGGGGGAGTTTAATCTGTTTCGGTTTGGGGAGTTGTTGTCGGGCAATGCTGAGCAGTTGAAGGATGTGGCGTTTGCTGCGCCTAAGCCGGGGAATCAGGCGCCATCGTAA
- a CDS encoding YIP1 family protein, producing the protein MIVEPSRNPLVLLLDIFRSPTSCFAALYQRGMWGWFLFIILLLSPFVFWGSYFDIVDFNWLKSNLIPQLTAVAPDQIALLDKNTLMASEIMGDIFNRIVGIALLAFWFLVATKPSQYQFGYWKWCAASCVVMFPAILGDFASYVSVLIKHGQVMYYAADLNSLNGLLKLPLTSEWSAFASSLPLLLPWYIVLSYSAIGAWTEFNKTQALKIAILPWVGFYLVWALQILLF; encoded by the coding sequence ATGATTGTAGAACCGTCCCGTAATCCATTAGTTCTGCTTCTGGATATTTTTCGCTCGCCAACTTCCTGCTTTGCTGCGCTTTATCAGCGCGGCATGTGGGGCTGGTTTCTGTTTATTATCCTTTTGCTGAGCCCGTTTGTCTTTTGGGGCTCTTACTTTGATATCGTTGATTTCAACTGGCTGAAGTCCAATTTGATTCCCCAGTTGACGGCTGTTGCCCCTGATCAGATAGCCTTGCTGGATAAAAATACCCTGATGGCCAGCGAAATCATGGGTGATATCTTTAACCGCATTGTGGGTATCGCGCTGCTTGCATTCTGGTTTCTTGTGGCCACTAAACCAAGCCAGTATCAGTTCGGTTACTGGAAATGGTGCGCTGCCAGCTGTGTTGTTATGTTTCCGGCAATACTGGGCGATTTCGCCAGCTATGTTTCAGTACTGATTAAGCACGGCCAGGTGATGTACTATGCAGCGGACTTAAACAGCCTGAATGGCCTGTTAAAGCTGCCTCTGACCAGCGAATGGTCTGCTTTTGCCAGCTCATTACCTCTGCTTCTGCCCTGGTATATTGTTCTTAGCTACTCAGCCATCGGGGCCTGGACTGAATTTAATAAAACTCAGGCGCTTAAGATTGCGATTCTGCCTTGGGTCGGTTTCTATCTGGTCTGGGCTTTGCAGATACTGCTATTCTAA
- the dnaQ gene encoding DNA polymerase III subunit epsilon produces MSSSNNSQHDRIIVLDTETTGMNRESGPHYLNHRIIEIGAVEIVNRKLTGRHFHCYIKPDREIQPDAVEVHGITDEFLRDKPVYADVHKEFLEFIDGAELVAHNAPFDTGFMDHEFGMLDPSIGKTEQYCKVTDTLAMAKKIFPGKRNNLDVLCERYGIDNSHRTLHGALLDAEILADVYLLMTGGQTSLQFSAGQQSEGDAGSESIKRAVSGRKALKVLRASADELEEHSKRLDIVEKSGSCLWRN; encoded by the coding sequence ATGAGCAGCAGTAACAATTCACAACATGACCGCATCATAGTTCTCGATACCGAAACCACAGGTATGAACCGGGAAAGCGGGCCTCACTATTTAAATCACCGCATCATTGAGATCGGTGCCGTGGAGATAGTCAACCGCAAGCTGACGGGCAGGCACTTTCACTGTTATATCAAGCCGGACAGAGAGATCCAGCCGGATGCGGTAGAGGTTCACGGTATTACCGATGAGTTCCTCAGAGACAAGCCGGTTTATGCTGATGTTCATAAAGAGTTTCTTGAGTTTATCGACGGAGCCGAACTGGTTGCGCACAACGCGCCCTTCGATACCGGCTTTATGGATCATGAATTCGGTATGCTGGATCCGTCCATCGGTAAGACAGAACAGTACTGCAAGGTTACCGATACACTGGCCATGGCGAAGAAGATCTTCCCGGGCAAAAGAAACAACCTTGATGTCTTGTGTGAACGCTATGGTATAGATAACTCGCACCGTACACTGCACGGGGCATTGCTCGATGCCGAGATCCTGGCTGATGTTTACCTGTTAATGACAGGCGGTCAGACCTCATTACAGTTCAGCGCGGGACAGCAGTCAGAAGGTGACGCCGGTTCAGAAAGCATAAAACGCGCAGTGAGTGGCAGAAAAGCGCTAAAGGTTTTACGTGCCTCTGCCGATGAACTAGAAGAGCACAGTAAGCGATTGGATATTGTGGAAAAAAGCGGTAGCTGCTTGTGGCGTAATTAA
- a CDS encoding TIGR03503 family protein — protein sequence MLRILFTIIGLLFSVQVWSQAEEATFSILDNRFRIDPKIDQVSFVIYREVPSRSSILVRPDGTKYYAWKHPENVSWFSDKSMDIISVVKPMPGPWQAIGKITPKNNITLLSDVKLDVDDFPSRLYQSEKIKFTARLTYEDKPLKLKEFLDRVTLRVEFTPYLKDEELLKAEEKPKSVEIASFYDSGEGLDEIAGDGVFTVEIPITVDPGKYRARITSGNGVFMRAVEDTVLVYPSPVSATFVQSREEGVDHSMLVSGEQGLILPGTLAVHIEQAGPNNSKIVTQSSVAEDSFSMEFALPYDETPGKHTWKGTAYATEGAFQRELVIDLPGAGFSIMEKLDVEKQTQAFLKHQEEKKRQLELERIQRDREEARIDGMLIILIGNLVVILLGLIGWFLFSKLRIRKVAVPEMQLNAPPKS from the coding sequence ATGTTGCGAATTCTGTTCACTATTATTGGATTGCTGTTTAGCGTTCAAGTCTGGTCACAGGCAGAAGAAGCAACATTTTCAATTCTGGATAACCGCTTCCGGATCGATCCAAAAATCGATCAGGTCTCCTTTGTGATTTACCGTGAAGTGCCTTCCCGCTCCTCCATTCTTGTCAGACCCGACGGTACTAAGTACTACGCCTGGAAACACCCTGAGAACGTCTCATGGTTCTCGGACAAGAGCATGGATATCATCTCTGTGGTAAAACCCATGCCGGGCCCGTGGCAGGCGATTGGTAAGATCACCCCTAAAAACAACATTACCCTGCTGTCAGACGTTAAACTGGATGTGGATGACTTCCCCTCGCGACTTTATCAGAGTGAAAAAATCAAATTTACGGCCAGGCTGACCTATGAGGATAAGCCGCTAAAGCTGAAAGAGTTTCTGGATCGCGTGACCTTAAGAGTCGAGTTCACCCCGTATCTGAAAGATGAAGAATTGCTTAAAGCTGAAGAGAAGCCAAAATCCGTCGAAATTGCCTCATTTTATGACAGCGGTGAGGGGCTGGATGAAATCGCCGGAGATGGCGTATTTACCGTAGAGATTCCAATTACGGTTGATCCTGGTAAATACCGGGCAAGAATTACTTCTGGCAACGGCGTGTTTATGAGAGCGGTTGAAGATACAGTGCTTGTTTATCCTTCTCCGGTTTCGGCGACCTTTGTTCAGTCCAGAGAAGAGGGTGTTGACCATAGCATGCTAGTGTCCGGTGAGCAGGGTCTGATTCTGCCGGGTACGCTGGCGGTACATATTGAACAGGCGGGACCGAATAACAGCAAGATTGTTACTCAAAGCTCGGTAGCAGAGGATTCGTTCTCTATGGAGTTTGCCCTGCCTTATGATGAGACTCCGGGTAAGCATACCTGGAAGGGTACAGCCTATGCCACAGAAGGCGCATTCCAGCGAGAGCTGGTCATCGACCTGCCCGGTGCTGGTTTTAGTATTATGGAAAAGCTGGATGTTGAAAAACAGACCCAAGCCTTCCTTAAACATCAGGAAGAGAAAAAGCGCCAGCTTGAACTGGAGCGGATTCAGCGTGACAGGGAAGAAGCCCGTATCGACGGCATGCTTATTATTCTTATCGGCAACCTGGTAGTGATACTGCTTGGCTTAATTGGCTGGTTCCTGTTCAGTAAACTTAGGATAAGAAAAGTGGCTGTACCAGAAATGCAACTTAATGCTCCGCCAAAATCTTAA
- the glnB gene encoding nitrogen regulatory protein P-II: MKKIEAIIKPFKLDDVREALAEVGITGMTVSEVKGFGRQKGHTELYRGAEYMVDFLPKVKLEIVVNQDVVEQCIETIIETAQTGKIGDGKIFVTDVERVVRIRTGEEDEDAI, translated from the coding sequence ATGAAAAAAATCGAAGCAATTATTAAACCTTTTAAACTTGATGATGTACGTGAAGCACTGGCAGAAGTTGGCATCACAGGTATGACAGTATCTGAAGTAAAAGGTTTTGGTCGTCAGAAAGGTCACACAGAGCTTTATCGTGGCGCAGAATACATGGTGGACTTCCTTCCAAAAGTTAAACTGGAAATCGTAGTGAACCAGGACGTGGTTGAGCAGTGTATCGAGACTATCATCGAAACGGCTCAGACTGGCAAAATCGGTGACGGTAAGATCTTCGTAACGGATGTGGAGCGTGTTGTACGTATCCGTACCGGCGAAGAAGACGAAGACGCTATTTAA